One window from the genome of Gammaproteobacteria bacterium encodes:
- a CDS encoding DUF222 domain-containing protein, with protein MIASANSFCDARRRSFPGPAMVREPTGVRLDANPAPSGPEPSGDDDELRKLGERIAELAARINSAEARMMTLIAEFDRRGGWKDGGYSSCAEWLAWRTGTKIGTARERVRTARALERLPQTADALKHGTISYAKVRALTRVATPEREAELLEFARAGSAAKLERTVRMWKKRNLRGTHPGRKSYKVLQGCTICVSCRCTGPCWTVPRK; from the coding sequence ATGATCGCATCGGCGAACTCCTTCTGCGACGCTCGCCGAAGGTCTTTTCCGGGGCCCGCGATGGTGCGGGAACCGACGGGTGTCCGGCTCGACGCCAACCCTGCGCCGTCCGGTCCCGAGCCCTCGGGAGACGACGACGAACTCCGCAAGCTGGGCGAGCGCATCGCCGAATTGGCGGCCCGCATCAACTCCGCCGAGGCGCGCATGATGACCCTCATCGCCGAGTTCGACCGGCGGGGCGGGTGGAAGGACGGCGGCTACTCCTCCTGCGCCGAATGGCTGGCCTGGAGGACCGGCACGAAGATCGGGACGGCCCGCGAACGGGTGCGGACCGCCCGCGCGCTCGAGCGCCTGCCTCAAACCGCGGACGCTCTGAAACACGGCACCATCTCGTACGCCAAGGTGCGGGCGCTCACCCGGGTTGCGACCCCCGAGCGCGAGGCGGAGCTGCTCGAGTTCGCGCGCGCGGGCTCGGCGGCGAAGCTGGAGCGGACGGTGCGCATGTGGAAGAAGCGGAACCTCAGAGGTACACATCCCGGCAGGAAATCGTATAAAGTCTTACAGGGCTGTACGATCTGCGTTTCCTGCCGTTGTACTGGACCCTGCTGGACCGTGCCGCGAAAGC